TAGAGAGAATTAGGAAGTCTGGCTTTACAATGATGTTTACATATATGACATGTTCTATGTAAATAATAACCAGAGTAAACAGTTCTTTGAAATTTGATCAAAAATTAGATTATTCTGATCcttctggtttttttggttttgtttatttatttttttttagccaatgAGCGCAGCTCTGAGGGAGCGATTAAGGAAAACAAGACGTTCGTTTAATGCTAATTTTACAGTGGCAAAGCGGCTCAAAATAGACACTCAAGAAAACGACTGTGCTGATGCTGACAAAGGGTGCCTGCCAAAGACAAGTACAGAATGTTCCAGACTACAAGACAGTTCTGAAACCCTGGAAAGAAACAGCACTGGACATATATGTATCAAAAGTCCCTTACAGGAGAGTGGTCTCTCTGGATCAGCACAGAATCCTGATGTGCTACAGGCTGATCTTAGTCAGCAACAGGCCCTGGGAGAAAAAGTAAGGCTGTTGAAACAAGTGCAAGAGAAGGAAGAACTACTTCGAAGGCTCAAAATGGTTAAGATGTATCGATCTAAGGTGAGGTGAACCTCTGAAAAAGTACTTCTAAGTCATTCTCTGAAGTGGAATTCATAGTGTAACCTCATTTATTAATTTAAGCAACAATACTGActcacttttttttgtgtgtagtgTTTGTGTATTGTTTCAGTTTAAGGTGTTTTATAAAAATAGATCAGGGTaccaaaaacccccacatttcaGCAAATGACaaatcttttttttgtgtgtgtgttttgtccCCAATTTCAGAATAACCTGTCTGAACTGCAGGCTTTGATAGTGAAATGGAGAAGTAGTACCCAGCTGATGCTATATGAACTACAGTCAGCCTTTTCTGCAGATGGCAAGAAAGTGAGTCTCACTCAGCTGATAGATACTTTTGGATTAGAAGACCAGTTATTGCACTACAGCAGGACAGAAGAAGACTTTGTAGATGCATAATCTACAGCTGCAAAGCTTTCAattacacacagacacacacaagcaGGAAAGACTGACTGAACCCTGATCACATAAGAAGTGTTGATCAGACGGTGGACTTTATGCTTTGAGGTTAAGAGGTTTTCTACTTGTGAAACTATATACAGTAGGCACTGTAAAAGACATTACTTAACAGAAAAGATGGAACTCATACTGTTTTGGAAAACCTGGTTTGATAACTTCATCAGTGAAtggttatttaataaaaataaaattaaatcaagtCATACTTTAACAAGTAGAAGGCAGTCCATTCTTTGATTAGTCTTTGCATGGTTATTTGTCTTGAAATAATGAAGTCAATTTAACTGTCATTTCTGTTGATGTTCAGATGGGGAAGAGTTCAGTTCTTTGTTCATAGATACATCCCCGTTTTACAAATGCCTTCCTGCTGACAGTGTTTTGTGAGATAAGTAAAGATAACTAATTTTCATGTTGTTAATTTTTTGAAGCTGCAATGAGATGTTCTCAATGACTTTAATTATTACTGAGGGAAATGTGCCATAATGCACTTATTTTAAGATACTGGTCCAGATAGTTGTCTTCAGGGGAAAGCTGTCTCTTAAGCATTCTGACACAGCCTGAGATAATagaagggaacagaagaaaatagCAACCACTATCTGTTACTACTTCATGGGAGAGCCAAGGTGTTTTCTctcttcaaataaagaaaaacaaggccTTATCTAATGGTATTGCTTCAAGTACAGTATCATGAAGCTGAATAAAACTTCAGCATTTAATTTATCCTCTGATAAATGTTGTCatctttaagttatttttttttaatcttaacttGAAATTGCTTATTTTCTCATGATAGCCTATGCATATAGTGTGGTgacttctgtctgctttttattCTCCTTAAAATCATCCTTTGTCAAGTGTAGCAATACATAAAGTTCTGCCATTCAGCTAGTTCTCAATCTACCTGTCTACTCCTCTaacctaagcttacctatgaagatgttacaggagacagtgtcaaaagccttgttgaagtccagatagacacatccactgctctccccttatctacgcAGCCAGCcacaccatcatagaaggctatcagattggtcaggcatgatttccccttggtgaatccatgttgaccacttccaataacctgcttttctgctgcagctgcttctggctgTGGGTAATTAAGCTATCAATCAGAAGCAGCAACAGCTTTTGGGACTGGGCCTGGTAGCACACATGGGCATGCCAAAGCATGTATCCCCTCTCTTCTCAGCAACATGCCATCACAGgtgtaaacatatttaaaagtgAAGTGAAAGCCACAGACGTGAATTTTAGCCAGTGCAATTTCATGGATTTCTTGCAGTACTTCACTTTCAAAATGTTGTACAATTGCATATTGCAGACTAAGGATATGCAAATACACCTCCTATCAGTCTTCAGTTTCTTGTAccctttgttttctgtaatgAGCTATATGGTTTATATAatcaaaacagcagaaatacatcTCATGAACTGCAATATAATGGGGCTAAGACTGAGTATAAAATGTACAAAGCAGACAAACACGCATCTTTTAAACTGAAGTTATGTTTAAGGAAATTATAGAAGTAGtcatttgtggaaagaaaaattcagggAGAAAAGGTAGATGtccaaattcttttttcttagaCAAGACCATGGGATTTTACATCTACCTGGATTCTGATATTTAAAGAACAGGGAATGTTCCTGATCTCAGTCTTTCTGCTTCTGCCTGAAGAATTTCAAACTGTTCTTCCTGTTCCTTTACAAGACCCCGTAGGTGTTTCTGCTTCAAAATCTCTCGGTAACGCTGCTTTGCAATCTTTTCAGAAACATGCTGTGTGTCTgcataaaacaaaatataaggGTTAGCCTGTACTTGTAGGGGATGCATAGTCTATATTTATATTGGACCTGTCCTGGGGTTATTTCAAGTTCTGTATAAAATAggcaagcattttaaaaaaggctCACAGTTGGGCTTAAGAGACTTTATAGTACTGAATAAtacaaaaaatttcaaaaaggCACTGGGCACGCTACATTCAGTTCCTAGCAAGTACCTACTGTTTTTAAAGTCTGTAACTGTTTCACTTGTGGAAAGATCTCCACAGTTTTCCCAATAGCGAACACCCTTCTCAGCTTCATGTTACTTCCTCTGTTCTCTGTGAATGGGTGCAAAAAAGTGGGTTGAACAGTTCTGAGAAAGAATGAAAGCATGGTGCCTAGTGACGGTATTAATGACAACAATATCTTGACTTAAATAGTTTCAGCAATTTAGTCAATTAACTATGGTTAACAGGAGCAACAATGTCCAGGTATGCTCGTAAGtaaacaataaattgttgtggtaGAAAAGACACTGCTAATTGTGCGCATACAGTAATAAACAGGTGCTCCTTGTCTTAGCTGATGCTGATGGAGAACAGGACCATCTAGCCTGGCAGATATTTTCTGAATGTTCTTTGCTTGTGTCTTAAAGTGCATTCCTGTGACTCACCGGCTGCCTCAAAGATGTGCCTCCTTTCTGAAACAGAGACAAGCATTTCTTTCAGCTCCAGGCTGAGCTCAtaattttcttgctcttttaaaCTGATGCACTTCTCcaactctttaatttttttctgacgGTTCTTCACATTCTTCTTGTGCAGCTGTCCATTTCCAAATGAATAAAGCAAATATATGAGATGATTATACAAAAGCTATTCAGACAAACTTACGACAGAAACCTATTAGCTTAAGCACCGCATTGTAGCTCAATAAACTTTCATGTATTTTGATTTGACTGGTAGCACATTCTAGCTTTACTTCGTATAGTGTCTTTCACGCACACTGTATTCCAGTATGCTTTATGGAGTTCTAATATAAGTAGCAGACAAGGAACAAAGAGGTATGGGTCAGGGAGACAGATATATTAAAGATGTAGATattgataaaaataaagatattgaagGGCAATGGCAGGAAAGGAAACCAATGGAATCAGTGAGCTAAGAATACTCTGGCTGTTAGGAGCTACTGAAGAAAGGGTTGTTGTTGTGCTGAAGTTGTCGGATGGGCTGTAAAGGGACAAGGTAAATACTTAAGcttgaagaggaagaggaagaggaagctgatGCCAGCTAGAGCAACCTGGAGAAAATCAAGTGGAATCACTTAAAAACAAGGATAATCATAATTTGAATGTTGAAATAGATGAGGGAGCCAGCAAATcagatttttgtttctctgttattttgAATATAGGGGGCTAGTGATATTATGAACAGGCTGGCACTCCTGGAGAGAAAAATTAAGCAGCAAAGACTGGAAGAATGCGTCATTAGAAATGGAAGAGTGACTTCTACAGGCAATGCTGTGTAAGAAGTGGTAAGCAGATCTGCATCTGGTGTTCAGGAAGCATTTAATGCCTGTAACAGAGCAAGCAGATTTCTCTCCATAGGGTTGGTCTATGCAGCAACGAATGTATGATGACTCTCCATAGACTTTAGAGAACTGCTGCTGTAGACAGCTTAGCGCCGGCTGAAGAAACTATTGAAAGCTAGATGAATAAATAcatggatatatatatattaatctGTGAGTGCTGTTATGGCTATGCTCCAACAGACCTTGCATTGGCTGAAGAGTTAGTATGCCTACATCAGTTGCAGTTATTCCTTACAAATACCTCTTGCTACCGAAGGAGAGGAGTTGCATTTACACTAAGGATGCGTCTCTCAAATGCAGTGGTTCACTTAGGATTTACCTCATCCATGATGCCAAGACTCTGCTCCATCACTGAAATGCGGTGGGCGATGTGGCTGTCATAGTTCAGCACAGTTAGGAACTGAAGAATTAAAACCGGAAAAAAACTATCTTATTAAGCCTGTTTGTTCTCAACAATTACACACTTCTGTAAAGACAATCGTACTATATGAAACGCAAAAACCTAGAATTCTGTACCGTGGAAAGGCTTACTAGTGATTGTAAATGGACATTCTTGGATGCTGTGTGAATACTAGACTGTACAGCTGTTAAAAAGAATGTTATCTATTATGTGTTAATGGAAACAAAGACCAAGAATATTTGTTGTGAGGCtgtcaaaaaacccaagcaataCTTTTGATTATAAGGTAGTTTAAGCTAACACAGCTGGAGGCCAAAGTGCTACACAGCCTGTCTTTAGGCCAGAGAAGGTGGTGATTATTTTCTGTCAAGTGGCTTTCTAGTAATTCTTACTTCTTTTATTGTTCTTATATCTGCATAGTAATTCAGGTTTCAGAGAATTTATTCAAGATTTTTTCTTGGGCACCCTGCTACTAAAAAATCTCTTTATCAAATGACAAATGGTAAAACAGACTGTATGACCCACGATGGGCAGTAGACAGGTTTCTGAAGATGTAGATTCATCCTTCCAGAGTACTGTCCCACCAAAGTGACATGTAAAATTTTGTGGACTTTTCTAGTTTAGTTAGAAGAGGCGAAACAGGAAAGACTCAGCAGGGTCCTTGCCTACTGCACCAAACCGTTTTCACTCCCTGCTTCATTCATGGCCTTCACTCTAAGTGTTCTCAGGTCCTTGCCTGCACACATTTATCTAAGCCATCTTCCTCTCTGTTCCTATTGTTGGGGTCTCTGTTGCCTTGTCTTTCCTACTAACCCCACATTTCTACTCAAAAAGTGAAGTAAAGTCAAGCTCCTCAGACCATTCAACTTCCGACTAAACTGGTATATGCCTTTGCTATGGGCAAGTCTAACTCTCTCTGAAGGGCAATAGTTCTGCTCATCAGAGCAGAAGTTTGAGCGAATGGAAACACTCCGGTGATAAATCTGTTACAAGAAGTTTTCAGTGTGTTGTCACATCAcctctttggaaagctgtttTGTTGGTGTTAGTTATGGAAGTCCCTTGGCTGTGATTCAGAAGTGAACAAGCAGTTTGGAGAGCAGCAAAACAAATGAAGCCTGAGCAAAACTTgtgttttggattttcttttaatcttttgaaCTGCAATACCCTTACCTGCTCTCCAACCTTCTTCATTTTCCCTGTGCTTTATAGCTCTCCCCACTGCAATATCTCCAGCCTACCCATCCTCCAACATCCCTTACTCCAAACCTTTATGCCCCTCGCCTCATCACTACAAAACCATCAGCTTTCCCTGCAGTTCTCTACATCCCATACTGCAATGCCCTCACGCTTCCCCTACAACCTCTCTTCTTCTACTGCTATCCTTGGCTCTCTCCCACAGTCTTTACCTGTGTTTTCTGGCCTGCCACCTGGGCTTGCTCAAAGCTATGTGGGTGCTGACTTGCTGGccagctgctgcctcttgccTGCCAGGCGTGGCAAACAATTCccttttgttctgctgctgggccaaCAAATGGCAGTGAGTGGAGCTCAGTAATGACCTGCAGAAACGCTCAATCTTTGTATACTGAGCAAAAGTTACGGTATTTCTGCGAGATACCAGATGGGGGCACCTCAGACCTTTCACTTAAAAGGAAGTTCTGGTGCTTTATTTGAAAGATCTCTTCCTTGTGGCCACAAAATCCTGATTCTTTACTCTCAGTGCC
The sequence above is a segment of the Larus michahellis chromosome 6, bLarMic1.1, whole genome shotgun sequence genome. Coding sequences within it:
- the SFR1 gene encoding swi5-dependent recombination DNA repair protein 1 homolog isoform X2 → MEEPVLEKMTSLCHTPTDSMRAAPQGTSSGKQPMSAALRERLRKTRRSFNANFTVAKRLKIDTQENDCADADKGCLPKTSTECSRLQDSSETLERNSTGHICIKSPLQESGLSGSAQNPDVLQADLSQQQALGEKVRLLKQVQEKEELLRRLKMVKMYRSKNNLSELQALIVKWRSSTQLMLYELQSAFSADGKKVSLTQLIDTFGLEDQLLHYSRTEEDFVDA
- the SFR1 gene encoding swi5-dependent recombination DNA repair protein 1 homolog isoform X1; translation: MKTAIHLQMEEPVLEKMTSLCHTPTDSMRAAPQGTSSGKQPMSAALRERLRKTRRSFNANFTVAKRLKIDTQENDCADADKGCLPKTSTECSRLQDSSETLERNSTGHICIKSPLQESGLSGSAQNPDVLQADLSQQQALGEKVRLLKQVQEKEELLRRLKMVKMYRSKNNLSELQALIVKWRSSTQLMLYELQSAFSADGKKVSLTQLIDTFGLEDQLLHYSRTEEDFVDA